A genome region from Pirellulales bacterium includes the following:
- a CDS encoding DUF1501 domain-containing protein, giving the protein MGLGLLGLAGVLSAEGWLTPTEAATSYANPMAPKQPHFPVRAKHVIHLFMNGGPNHVDTFDPRPSLAKYAGQNLPTENLRTERKTGAAFPSPFKFNKYGQSGIEVSELFANVGDCIDEIAVIRAMHAVDSSTTRGRRISRNA; this is encoded by the coding sequence ATGGGCCTGGGCCTGCTGGGCCTGGCCGGTGTCCTTTCGGCTGAAGGCTGGCTGACGCCGACGGAGGCGGCTACGAGCTATGCCAACCCGATGGCACCCAAGCAGCCGCATTTCCCCGTCCGTGCCAAGCACGTAATTCACCTCTTCATGAACGGCGGGCCGAACCATGTCGATACCTTCGATCCAAGGCCCTCGCTGGCGAAATACGCCGGGCAAAACCTGCCCACCGAGAACTTGCGGACGGAACGCAAAACTGGCGCGGCTTTCCCCTCGCCGTTCAAGTTCAACAAGTACGGCCAGAGCGGCATCGAGGTGAGCGAGCTGTTCGCCAATGTGGGCGACTGCATCGACGAGATCGCGGTCATCCGCGCGATGCACGCCGTTGATTCGTCAACGACTCGTGGAAGGCGGATTTCAAGAAACGCTTGA
- a CDS encoding TolC family protein — protein sequence MLQVIQRDRWACLLAMGMLWLASAARAAQPREAPLPPPPRITEEQEAAPTSPESVLTGAVALPDGLRNRQVTPIDLATALDLAGVRNPQILLAREQVRTSDLARQFAAAQILPNLNAGTNFDSHSGNLQQSDGHILNVSRSDNFLGLGANAIAPGTVNVPGVMWNQNIAQGVVTYLVSRQTVRQQRFVSEATRNDVLRRVAVAYVDLLRAAGRRAIVLKVRDDAAEIARLTAEYASTGKGRPADADRAATELARREAELLELEGELMIASSRLAQLLNLDPSVELRPAESWVVPTPIVPDAVTLPQLLGLAYLRRPELSADRVAIETAILSLRGAQVLPFSPTTLIGYSAGTLGGGSNLVSPRFGDYRGRADFDVLAYWTLQSMGIGNKVQIDIARSRIRQSDLRRLQTLNLVREQVAAAYDRAQVRFASIDTAESAVRAGLDAFNEDLLRVRNNEGLPIEVLDSLRLLGRGRLEYLEAIAEYNRAQFELYVALGQPPARALNEPPPGTNGAGKPAPKPPSPAELAAKINKADRVSSAYLPLKHWNAQAGHPQAGARREPPGSSAGTVMAPHDRANSSKVRQMSFTSAQRTGSAQGERLPAFPQPPPDDEIQRLPPPEFDTESTASTRVRAETVDAPPALAKSENEFLIDLPTTLRLIMSANPTVAEARELVRETLALHTKARAMLIPSLNAGLMYHNHQGNFQASDGQIKDNYTSSLYFGGGTRAVAAESPAIPMVRIFSHLGDAIYEPLAVRQQVFTRQYDSRATANTLLLEGVIRYFELLAAEARMEAIKQSQRELAEIVRITTHYAVTGIGRQSDADRAEAEAYLMHTDVQRAEERVGLASARLAALLSLDTATRLKTTQGPIPGLEIVDPNVDLPQLLRTAERRRPELAAGSASINHARTRVRQEQTRPLFPLVMLGYSSASYGGGGVLFPPQLSTFGGRQDFDVMALWTLQNMGVGNVATVAERRAQLNQAVAERTRTLNDIRQEVVAAYALVQGERTQIAITQRQTADSEQGFREELERLMGADALPIEVLNSIKQLAMSRQELVEAVTGYNKAQFRLYVAIGFSPVRAVRQKK from the coding sequence ATGCTGCAAGTGATTCAACGGGACCGCTGGGCGTGCCTGTTGGCCATGGGCATGTTGTGGCTGGCGTCAGCAGCCCGCGCAGCCCAACCGCGCGAAGCACCGCTTCCACCGCCGCCTCGCATCACCGAAGAGCAGGAAGCAGCGCCCACCAGCCCAGAATCGGTCCTGACGGGGGCCGTCGCTCTGCCCGACGGCCTGCGTAACCGCCAAGTGACACCGATCGACCTGGCCACGGCCCTCGATCTGGCCGGTGTGCGGAATCCGCAGATTCTGCTGGCGCGCGAGCAAGTCAGGACGAGCGATCTCGCCAGGCAGTTCGCCGCGGCCCAGATACTGCCGAATCTGAACGCGGGCACGAACTTTGATAGTCACAGCGGAAACCTGCAACAGTCGGATGGGCATATTCTCAACGTCAGCCGCAGCGACAATTTTCTGGGGCTGGGTGCCAACGCCATCGCGCCGGGAACCGTGAACGTGCCCGGAGTGATGTGGAACCAGAACATCGCCCAAGGCGTCGTGACCTACCTCGTGTCGCGGCAGACGGTCCGCCAGCAGCGGTTTGTGAGCGAGGCCACGCGCAACGACGTGCTCCGGCGAGTGGCGGTGGCCTATGTCGACTTGCTCCGTGCCGCCGGGCGACGCGCAATTGTGCTGAAAGTCCGAGACGACGCGGCCGAAATCGCCCGGCTCACAGCGGAGTACGCTTCGACCGGCAAGGGGCGGCCGGCCGACGCCGACCGCGCGGCCACCGAGCTGGCGCGGCGCGAGGCCGAACTGCTCGAACTGGAAGGCGAGCTGATGATCGCCTCCAGCCGGCTGGCGCAACTACTTAACCTCGATCCGTCGGTCGAGCTGCGGCCCGCCGAGTCGTGGGTGGTGCCGACGCCGATCGTGCCCGACGCGGTGACGCTGCCGCAGTTGCTGGGGCTGGCTTACCTCCGGCGTCCTGAGCTGTCGGCCGACCGCGTGGCGATCGAAACGGCCATCCTCAGCCTCCGCGGCGCCCAGGTATTGCCTTTTTCGCCGACCACGCTCATCGGCTACAGTGCGGGCACGTTGGGCGGCGGCAGCAACCTGGTGTCGCCGCGCTTCGGCGACTACCGCGGCCGCGCCGATTTCGACGTGTTGGCCTATTGGACGCTGCAAAGCATGGGCATCGGCAACAAGGTGCAGATCGACATCGCCCGCAGCCGCATTCGCCAGAGCGATTTGCGGCGATTGCAAACGCTGAACCTGGTGCGCGAGCAGGTGGCCGCGGCCTACGACCGCGCCCAGGTGCGGTTTGCTTCGATCGACACGGCCGAAAGCGCCGTGCGGGCCGGCCTCGACGCCTTCAACGAAGACCTGCTCCGCGTGCGAAACAACGAAGGTCTGCCGATCGAAGTGCTCGACAGCCTGCGGCTGCTGGGTCGCGGCCGGCTGGAATACCTGGAGGCCATCGCGGAATACAATCGAGCCCAGTTCGAACTCTATGTCGCCCTGGGTCAGCCGCCGGCACGCGCGCTGAACGAGCCGCCCCCTGGCACCAACGGCGCCGGGAAGCCCGCTCCCAAACCGCCTTCGCCCGCGGAATTGGCGGCGAAGATCAACAAGGCCGATCGAGTTTCGTCGGCGTACCTGCCGCTGAAACATTGGAACGCCCAGGCGGGCCACCCGCAAGCGGGTGCCCGGCGTGAGCCTCCAGGTAGTTCCGCGGGCACCGTCATGGCCCCGCACGACCGGGCTAACTCGTCCAAGGTGCGGCAGATGTCCTTCACTTCGGCCCAGCGAACTGGCAGCGCCCAGGGCGAACGTTTGCCGGCGTTTCCCCAGCCGCCGCCCGACGACGAAATCCAACGGCTGCCGCCGCCGGAATTCGACACGGAAAGCACAGCCTCGACGCGCGTGCGTGCGGAAACGGTCGACGCTCCGCCCGCCTTGGCCAAATCGGAAAATGAATTCCTGATCGACCTGCCGACCACGTTGCGGCTGATTATGTCGGCGAACCCGACCGTGGCCGAGGCCCGCGAGTTGGTGCGCGAAACCCTGGCCTTGCACACCAAGGCCCGCGCCATGCTCATTCCCAGCTTGAACGCCGGGCTGATGTACCACAATCACCAAGGCAACTTCCAGGCATCGGACGGCCAGATCAAAGACAACTATACCAGCTCGCTTTATTTCGGCGGCGGCACGCGGGCGGTGGCCGCCGAGAGCCCGGCCATTCCCATGGTCCGCATTTTCAGCCACCTGGGCGATGCCATCTATGAACCGCTGGCGGTGCGGCAGCAGGTTTTCACCCGGCAGTACGATTCGCGGGCCACGGCCAACACGTTGCTCTTGGAAGGCGTCATTCGCTACTTCGAGCTGCTGGCCGCCGAGGCGCGGATGGAGGCCATCAAGCAGAGCCAGCGCGAGCTGGCCGAGATCGTCCGCATTACCACCCACTACGCGGTCACCGGCATCGGCCGGCAGAGCGACGCGGACCGGGCCGAGGCCGAAGCCTACCTGATGCACACCGACGTGCAGCGGGCCGAGGAACGCGTGGGACTGGCTTCGGCGCGGCTGGCGGCGCTGCTGAGTCTCGACACGGCCACGCGATTGAAGACCACTCAGGGACCAATTCCGGGACTGGAGATCGTCGATCCAAACGTCGACTTGCCGCAACTGTTGCGGACCGCCGAGCGGCGGCGGCCGGAGTTGGCGGCAGGATCGGCCAGTATCAACCACGCTCGCACGCGGGTGCGTCAGGAGCAGACGCGGCCGCTGTTTCCGCTGGTGATGCTGGGCTACAGCTCGGCTTCGTACGGCGGAGGGGGCGTGTTGTTTCCGCCGCAGCTTTCCACCTTTGGGGGCAGACAAGACTTCGACGTGATGGCTTTGTGGACGCTGCAAAACATGGGCGTCGGCAACGTCGCCACCGTCGCTGAGCGCCGCGCCCAGCTCAATCAGGCGGTCGCCGAGCGCACGCGGACGCTAAACGACATTCGCCAGGAAGTCGTGGCCGCCTACGCCCTCGTTCAGGGTGAGCGGACCCAGATCGCCATCACGCAACGGCAGACGGCCGACAGCGAGCAGGGATTCCGCGAAGAGCTGGAACGCCTGATGGGCGCCGACGCGCTGCCGATCGAAGTGCTGAACAGCATCAAGCAGCTTGCCATGTCGCGGCAGGAACTGGTGGAGGCCGTGACCGGCTATAACAAGGCCCAGTTCCGGCTGTACGTGGCGATCGGCTTTTCGCCCGTCCGGGCGGTGCGCCAAAAGAAGTGA
- a CDS encoding DUF6496 domain-containing protein encodes MELLPIQQAGDVFMAKYGAKAKSEVKKAVSKTKNGTQRRGKKSKAQSRKQAIAIGLSKARKKGGKVPPKKKSSKRK; translated from the coding sequence GTGGAGCTGCTGCCGATTCAGCAAGCAGGAGATGTTTTCATGGCGAAGTACGGTGCCAAAGCGAAGAGCGAAGTGAAAAAGGCGGTCAGCAAGACGAAGAACGGAACGCAACGCCGCGGCAAAAAAAGCAAGGCCCAAAGCCGCAAACAGGCGATCGCCATCGGCCTCTCGAAAGCCCGGAAAAAAGGCGGTAAGGTCCCTCCCAAGAAGAAATCGTCGAAGAGGAAATAG